One window from the genome of Verrucomicrobiia bacterium encodes:
- a CDS encoding glycosyltransferase, translating to MRSVILSTYDIQGGAARAAWRLHKGLLHLGHESAMLTKHRKSAEPAVCQANIEDSPGHRAYLAQLDQARRTLIETNRTDISNTYFSLPYPGYDLSVHPLVQEADVLNLHWVSELLSPETIARLHQLGKPTVWTLHDQRAFTGGCHYSAGCAAFESSCAICPQLRDNSAQLTQNVLATARRLLPRNLTLVAPSRWMAECARRSFLFGQARIEHIPYGIETDVFLPEDKARAREALGLEPHGFYFLFGADSCFDKRKGFEPLLASIALCLQNPAFKEKAAAGRVRFISFGYASEQYLQTGLPIRPLGHFDSDHKLRSLYSAADVFLLPSLEDNLPNTIIEAMSCGTAVIATDAGGIPELISHERTGLLVPVNQPQRYAAAMLFACEHPEQVKNWQHNALRHAQEHFPLEVQARKYVQLFEELLSGWPRSQGQMAPPASRILPALEDSARLVSEGLIKPNDLNNGMEQPELHKVIPDQALLRGKLLSPSHTELDHGPWPYACPDNRPLPATLPGGKAWPRITVVTPSFNQGRFLEETLLSVLNQHYPNLEYIVMDGGSPDESISILQKYGARLSFWASEKDRGQCHAINKGFARATGEILTWLNSDDMLAPGALAAVALGFHLSGADMVTGICQLHQDGTVLNQHLTSCEDGPLSVEELLDQEHCWDAGQFFYQPEVFFTRNLWEKAGGHLDESLYFSLDYELWLRFASAGARLKVLGAPLALYRVHQDQKTYHTDQYRPELRKVREEFMAGKDYKSKAASACKEKLRVVLVNDLGFRYGAGIAHKRLAQALIKAGHQVAPVAIRADPLEPDAPSHHLGPKLLQTIRAQKPDVVLVGNLHAARLDPEVLARISAEWPTVFVLHDGWLLTGRCAYPGACTKYLIGCDQSCPTPNEYPSLAPERIHDAWKAKRELISNSDGLVLAANSRWLLGMADSVFARISELDGPAKSVRRLIRYGVPFDVFKPRDQRMCRELLGLPQDKFVLLFCCTNVADARKGAAHLIEALQRLAIPDLLPVCIGVGGKQLQERLPEILALGYAHQPLQQALLYSAADLFVAPSLEEAFGQVFIEAAACGTPSVAYPVGGVPEALADGVSGCLAASVAPEELARTISSLHAQPQLRRDLAVWGELYVKTHFSLASSYHTLWFALRDALAARGARLAPNITFQSQTDTPMPEVDYLLDSEHLSKQDTEALSIGMQGRCGLGETESALEKRIEEYYSKRLQEYRQKSVPWVLHPGAWLSRMNRNELRKKRRGR from the coding sequence ATGCGTTCGGTCATTCTAAGCACCTATGACATCCAGGGAGGGGCTGCCCGGGCCGCCTGGCGCTTGCACAAAGGCTTGCTGCATCTCGGCCACGAATCCGCGATGCTGACGAAGCATCGAAAGTCAGCCGAACCGGCGGTGTGTCAAGCCAACATTGAAGATAGCCCGGGGCATCGCGCGTATCTGGCGCAGTTGGACCAGGCGCGCAGGACCTTAATCGAGACAAACCGCACGGACATTTCCAACACTTACTTTTCTCTCCCCTACCCTGGCTACGATCTATCGGTCCACCCGCTAGTGCAAGAAGCCGACGTGCTGAACCTGCACTGGGTCTCCGAATTGCTCTCGCCGGAGACCATCGCGCGGCTGCATCAATTGGGCAAACCCACGGTCTGGACCCTCCACGACCAGCGCGCCTTCACAGGCGGCTGCCATTACTCGGCCGGTTGCGCCGCGTTTGAATCTTCCTGCGCCATTTGCCCTCAGCTTCGAGATAACAGCGCCCAACTCACGCAAAATGTCCTGGCCACTGCGCGCCGTTTGCTCCCTCGCAATCTGACCCTGGTTGCCCCAAGCCGGTGGATGGCCGAATGCGCCCGGCGCAGTTTCCTCTTTGGCCAGGCCCGGATCGAGCACATTCCCTACGGCATTGAAACCGATGTTTTTCTGCCCGAAGACAAAGCCAGGGCGCGGGAGGCCCTGGGCCTGGAGCCGCATGGGTTTTATTTTCTTTTTGGGGCCGACTCGTGTTTCGACAAACGCAAGGGATTCGAGCCCCTGCTCGCCAGCATCGCCCTGTGCCTGCAAAACCCCGCTTTCAAGGAAAAGGCTGCCGCAGGCCGTGTCCGGTTTATCTCCTTTGGCTATGCCTCCGAACAGTATCTCCAGACCGGACTGCCCATCAGGCCTTTGGGGCACTTTGATTCCGACCACAAACTGCGCTCTCTCTATTCGGCTGCGGACGTTTTTCTCCTGCCTTCGCTGGAAGACAATTTGCCCAACACAATCATTGAGGCGATGAGTTGCGGGACGGCGGTTATCGCCACGGATGCAGGCGGCATTCCCGAGTTAATCAGCCACGAGCGCACTGGGTTGCTTGTGCCGGTCAACCAGCCGCAACGCTATGCAGCGGCAATGCTTTTTGCATGCGAGCATCCCGAGCAGGTCAAAAACTGGCAACACAACGCATTGCGCCATGCCCAAGAGCATTTCCCTCTGGAGGTGCAGGCGCGCAAATATGTTCAGCTCTTCGAGGAATTGCTCTCGGGTTGGCCGCGCTCGCAGGGGCAGATGGCCCCTCCTGCATCCAGGATTTTGCCGGCTTTGGAGGATAGCGCGCGTCTGGTAAGTGAGGGGCTAATAAAGCCAAACGACCTCAACAACGGAATGGAACAACCAGAGCTGCACAAGGTTATTCCCGACCAGGCGCTGCTGCGGGGCAAACTGCTCTCCCCCTCGCACACCGAACTCGATCATGGCCCCTGGCCTTATGCCTGCCCGGACAACCGCCCGCTGCCGGCCACCTTGCCGGGCGGCAAAGCCTGGCCTCGCATCACTGTCGTCACCCCTTCATTCAACCAGGGCCGGTTTCTCGAAGAAACGCTGCTCTCCGTGCTGAACCAACACTATCCAAACCTGGAATATATCGTCATGGATGGGGGTTCGCCTGATGAATCCATTTCAATCCTTCAAAAGTACGGCGCGCGGTTGAGTTTCTGGGCCAGCGAAAAGGACCGCGGCCAATGCCATGCTATCAACAAAGGATTCGCCCGGGCGACAGGTGAGATTTTGACCTGGCTTAACAGCGACGACATGCTGGCCCCTGGCGCATTGGCGGCGGTCGCGTTGGGATTCCATCTTTCGGGCGCTGATATGGTGACGGGTATCTGCCAACTCCACCAGGACGGGACGGTGTTGAACCAGCATCTGACCAGTTGCGAGGATGGCCCGTTATCGGTGGAAGAATTACTGGATCAGGAACACTGCTGGGACGCCGGCCAGTTTTTTTACCAACCGGAGGTCTTCTTCACCCGCAACCTGTGGGAAAAAGCGGGAGGACACCTCGATGAATCGCTCTATTTCAGTCTTGATTACGAACTATGGCTGCGCTTTGCAAGTGCCGGGGCGCGTTTGAAGGTGCTTGGGGCGCCGCTGGCGCTCTACCGCGTTCACCAAGACCAGAAGACCTATCACACCGACCAGTACCGGCCTGAGTTGCGCAAGGTGCGGGAAGAATTTATGGCGGGCAAAGATTACAAATCAAAGGCAGCGTCGGCGTGCAAGGAAAAGCTCCGCGTGGTGCTGGTCAATGACCTGGGGTTTCGCTATGGCGCAGGGATAGCGCACAAGCGCCTGGCCCAGGCATTGATCAAAGCCGGCCACCAGGTGGCGCCGGTAGCCATTCGAGCGGACCCTTTGGAGCCGGATGCACCCTCTCACCATCTCGGGCCTAAACTGCTCCAAACCATTCGAGCGCAAAAGCCTGACGTGGTCCTCGTGGGCAATCTACACGCCGCTCGGTTGGACCCCGAGGTTCTGGCCAGGATTTCCGCCGAATGGCCGACGGTTTTCGTCCTCCATGACGGTTGGTTGCTGACAGGCCGGTGTGCCTACCCGGGCGCTTGCACGAAATACCTTATCGGCTGCGATCAGTCCTGTCCCACGCCCAATGAATACCCATCGCTTGCGCCTGAGCGAATCCATGATGCCTGGAAGGCCAAACGCGAGTTGATAAGCAATTCGGACGGGTTGGTTTTGGCCGCCAACAGCCGCTGGCTCCTTGGGATGGCTGACTCGGTATTCGCCCGAATCAGCGAGCTGGATGGTCCGGCAAAGAGCGTGAGGCGCTTGATTCGATACGGAGTGCCTTTCGATGTATTCAAGCCGCGCGACCAAAGGATGTGCCGCGAATTGCTAGGGCTGCCACAAGACAAGTTTGTTCTTCTCTTTTGTTGCACGAATGTGGCTGACGCGCGCAAAGGGGCCGCCCACCTGATCGAGGCTCTCCAACGACTGGCAATCCCGGACTTGCTGCCGGTCTGCATCGGGGTTGGTGGAAAGCAGTTGCAGGAGCGACTCCCAGAGATTTTGGCGCTGGGCTATGCCCATCAACCCCTTCAACAGGCTCTGCTCTATTCGGCAGCGGACCTGTTCGTGGCCCCCAGCCTCGAAGAGGCCTTTGGCCAGGTCTTCATCGAAGCAGCCGCTTGCGGCACCCCAAGCGTGGCCTATCCAGTGGGCGGGGTTCCCGAAGCTTTGGCCGACGGAGTCTCCGGGTGTCTCGCCGCCTCGGTCGCGCCTGAAGAGCTGGCCCGCACCATTTCCTCCTTGCACGCCCAACCGCAATTGCGTCGAGACCTGGCTGTCTGGGGCGAGCTTTACGTAAAAACCCATTTCTCGCTGGCTTCCTCCTATCACACCCTTTGGTTTGCCTTGCGCGATGCCTTGGCCGCCCGCGGCGCGCGGTTGGCGCCCAACATCACCTTTCAATCCCAAACCGATACGCCCATGCCAGAGGTGGATTACCTGCTCGATTCGGAGCACCTTTCAAAACAGGACACAGAAGCGCTTTCCATCGGAATGCAAGGGCGGTGCGGCTTGGGCGAGACCGAGAGCGCATTGGAAAAGCGCATTGAAGAGTATTACTCGAAGCGTCTCCAGGAGTACAGGCAAAAATCAGTGCCATGGGTCCTTCATCCCGGCGCCTGGCTCTCACGGATGAACCGTAATGAACTCAGGAAAAAAAGGCGCGGCCGCTAA
- a CDS encoding ClcB-like voltage-gated chloride channel protein, whose product MQPKAHLRLLGWYSWLAKWFRPSEASATLLWAGLAGCIGGLGAIAFRATIQGILWGWTRHTGSFEQVAGQLAWWQRFLIPAGGGLLAGLTLHFGQRLGRGHRSTDYMEAIALRRGTISVRQGLTKLVSSLMTIGSGGSIGREGAMVQLSATLASWLGLRGRLSTPRLRLVVACGAAGGIAAVYNVTIAAALFVAEIVLGSIAMESLGPLLVAAVASSLISRYVGGAQAYFTTPPFQLGSPWELIPCFAMAVVLGIAAPGYVRLLRKSEDWLTALVPQVYWRMALGGLMVGALAIVFPEVWGNGRTMVNLALQSPWPWTILAAILACKVLATAITTGSGAVGGVFTPTMFTGAMLGCLLGHAIAAWWPGRTAGAQAYALVGMGGFLAATTRAPLMSMLMLLEMTLDYGVVLPLMLVCVVAYYTARWLQSDSIYSESLRRKQMQTTPADISALRVRDLIKPPQVKVLENAAFGEVVRLFANHPYRHMPVVTLQNELRGIIDLSEVETLLQKRQHSEWITAADLMRTRIQMVTPGDTLHEALEQFRHFRGERLPVINNLHERMLLGYVSKTDLLLTMAHGLSGGQH is encoded by the coding sequence ATGCAGCCTAAGGCCCATTTGCGGTTGTTGGGGTGGTATAGCTGGCTCGCCAAATGGTTTCGGCCGAGCGAGGCGTCGGCTACTTTACTGTGGGCGGGGCTGGCCGGGTGTATTGGAGGATTGGGAGCGATTGCTTTCCGCGCGACCATCCAGGGCATCCTTTGGGGCTGGACCCGCCACACCGGCAGTTTCGAACAAGTGGCGGGCCAATTGGCCTGGTGGCAGCGGTTCTTGATTCCGGCCGGAGGCGGTCTGCTGGCCGGCTTGACATTGCATTTTGGGCAGCGCCTGGGGCGAGGTCATCGCTCGACCGATTACATGGAAGCGATCGCGCTGCGCCGGGGAACCATCAGCGTCCGCCAAGGGCTGACCAAACTGGTTTCATCGCTGATGACGATTGGGTCGGGCGGGTCGATTGGCCGCGAAGGCGCCATGGTTCAGCTCTCCGCCACGCTGGCTTCCTGGCTGGGCCTGCGGGGCCGTCTCTCGACGCCGCGGTTGCGGTTGGTGGTGGCCTGTGGGGCAGCCGGAGGCATCGCTGCGGTTTACAACGTCACCATCGCCGCGGCATTGTTCGTGGCAGAAATCGTTCTGGGCTCGATTGCGATGGAGAGTTTGGGGCCGCTTCTGGTGGCGGCGGTGGCCAGTTCGCTCATCAGTCGGTATGTGGGTGGGGCGCAGGCCTATTTTACTACCCCGCCTTTCCAGTTAGGGTCGCCTTGGGAATTGATTCCCTGTTTCGCGATGGCGGTGGTGCTGGGGATTGCCGCGCCCGGTTACGTTCGGTTGCTGCGAAAGAGCGAAGATTGGCTCACGGCGCTGGTGCCGCAGGTTTATTGGCGCATGGCCTTGGGGGGCCTGATGGTCGGGGCCTTGGCCATTGTTTTCCCGGAGGTCTGGGGCAATGGGCGGACGATGGTGAACCTGGCGCTGCAAAGCCCCTGGCCCTGGACCATCCTGGCGGCAATCCTGGCCTGCAAAGTGCTCGCCACGGCCATTACTACTGGCTCCGGCGCAGTGGGCGGTGTTTTTACGCCCACGATGTTCACTGGGGCGATGCTGGGCTGCTTGCTGGGCCACGCCATTGCAGCCTGGTGGCCGGGCCGCACGGCCGGGGCGCAGGCCTACGCGCTGGTAGGCATGGGCGGTTTTCTGGCCGCTACTACTCGCGCCCCGCTCATGTCGATGTTGATGCTCCTGGAAATGACCCTCGATTACGGCGTCGTGCTCCCGCTGATGCTGGTTTGTGTGGTCGCTTATTATACCGCCCGCTGGCTCCAGAGCGATTCCATCTATTCCGAATCGTTGCGGCGCAAGCAGATGCAAACCACCCCGGCGGACATCTCGGCCCTGCGGGTGCGTGATCTGATTAAACCGCCCCAGGTTAAAGTCTTAGAGAACGCGGCCTTTGGCGAGGTCGTGCGGTTATTCGCCAATCATCCGTACCGGCACATGCCTGTTGTCACGCTCCAGAACGAGTTGCGAGGAATCATCGACTTGAGCGAGGTCGAGACCCTGTTGCAAAAGCGCCAGCACAGCGAATGGATTACAGCGGCCGACCTGATGCGCACCCGCATCCAGATGGTGACTCCAGGGGACACCCTGCACGAGGCTCTGGAGCAATTCCGCCATTTTCGCGGTGAGCGCCTTCCGGTGATCAATAACCTGCATGAACGGATGCTGCTTGGGTATGTATCCAAAACCGACCTGCTGCTGACGATGGCTCATGGCTTAAGCGGGGGCCAGCATTGA
- a CDS encoding glycosyltransferase family 2 protein encodes MSPSAPPLTPHWPRISIVTPSFNQGTFLEQTIRSVLDQNYPDLQYVVVDGGSTDGSVEIIRKYADRLHWWVSEPDAGQYDAINKGFGHTTGDIMAWLNADDKYLPWSFGVVADVMGSLPQIEWLTSLFHLFWNGDGRPMRCEYHPGFSSRLILKGGTLPGCGWAAWSFIQQESTFWRRSLWERAGGRLDKNCNLAADYDLWVRFAIEAELFSTPIPLAGFRQHPAQKTAQKMEEYLRQARHCLERHGGKPPSSLKGLWLKNAGKVLRYLQRRHAFATGQQGVANRVVYRADLGKWELRKY; translated from the coding sequence ATGAGCCCTTCCGCGCCACCCCTAACTCCCCACTGGCCGCGAATTTCAATCGTTACCCCCTCGTTCAACCAGGGAACATTTCTCGAACAAACCATCCGCTCGGTCCTGGATCAGAATTACCCGGATTTGCAGTATGTGGTGGTGGACGGCGGCTCGACCGATGGCAGCGTCGAAATCATTCGGAAATATGCAGACCGCCTTCACTGGTGGGTTAGCGAACCTGATGCCGGCCAATATGATGCCATCAACAAAGGCTTTGGCCATACTACGGGTGACATTATGGCCTGGTTGAATGCAGATGATAAGTACCTGCCTTGGAGTTTTGGTGTCGTGGCCGATGTCATGGGTTCTCTCCCGCAAATCGAGTGGCTCACGTCGTTGTTTCACCTCTTTTGGAATGGCGACGGGCGGCCCATGCGCTGCGAATATCACCCGGGCTTTTCGAGCCGGCTCATTCTCAAAGGAGGCACGCTGCCCGGCTGCGGATGGGCCGCTTGGTCCTTTATTCAGCAGGAATCGACTTTTTGGCGCCGCTCGCTCTGGGAACGCGCTGGTGGACGGTTGGATAAAAACTGCAATCTGGCAGCCGATTACGACCTGTGGGTGCGTTTCGCCATAGAGGCGGAGCTTTTTTCCACTCCCATTCCGCTAGCTGGTTTCCGCCAGCATCCGGCGCAGAAAACCGCCCAAAAGATGGAGGAGTACCTGCGTCAGGCCCGCCACTGCCTCGAACGCCATGGCGGCAAACCCCCTTCGAGCCTCAAGGGCCTTTGGCTTAAGAATGCCGGCAAGGTCCTTCGGTACCTTCAGCGCCGGCATGCCTTTGCTACCGGCCAACAAGGTGTTGCTAATCGGGTTGTGTATCGCGCCGACCTCGGGAAATGGGAACTGCGAAAGTACTAA
- a CDS encoding LutB/LldF family L-lactate oxidation iron-sulfur protein — protein sequence MKALVRQFKTQARRLTADLRHRDLIQSALLNYETARDKTKAAFQDWAAARQAAAETKWEAINHLDKYLIEFSRNLESRGARVHWASTGEQARDIILEIIRQKKARSIIKSKAMTSEEIHLNKALEEEGFEVVESDLGEFIVQLRKETPYHIVFPAMHLTRGDISQLFTQELGSAPTQNPEDLTLIARRVLRQKYLSADIGLTGANFAIAETGMISITENEGNARLTAALPKVMVTLLGIEKILPRLEDLALFLPMLATIGTGQALTCYNSFYGGPRQPGEPDGPEEFHVVLLDNRRTQLLADAEQRDSLHCIRCGGCLNVCPIFRNVGGHTYGTTYSGPIGSVITPHLRGLQDWKHLSYASSLCGACTEICPVKIDLHHHLLQNRRNAVRQKPSLFEKMAFKLFAMVMNRPALYRGLKTAGRFLQHAHPLIKGTRLDPARAWTRTRELPPLAPRTFKEYWAKRAAGQIQNRQEPN from the coding sequence ATGAAGGCACTGGTCCGTCAGTTCAAAACCCAGGCCCGCCGGCTCACCGCCGACCTACGCCACCGTGACCTCATCCAGTCGGCCCTGCTCAACTACGAAACCGCCCGCGATAAAACCAAAGCGGCATTTCAGGATTGGGCGGCAGCCCGCCAGGCTGCGGCGGAGACAAAGTGGGAGGCAATCAATCACCTGGACAAATATCTCATCGAGTTTTCCCGCAATCTTGAATCGCGCGGCGCCCGCGTCCATTGGGCCAGCACCGGCGAGCAGGCGCGGGACATCATCCTGGAAATCATCCGCCAGAAAAAGGCGCGCTCGATTATCAAATCCAAGGCGATGACCTCCGAGGAGATTCATCTCAACAAGGCGCTCGAGGAAGAAGGCTTTGAGGTCGTCGAGTCTGACCTGGGTGAGTTCATCGTTCAGCTCCGAAAGGAAACGCCTTATCACATCGTCTTTCCGGCCATGCACCTCACACGAGGGGACATCAGCCAGCTCTTTACGCAAGAGCTGGGCAGCGCACCGACTCAGAATCCCGAGGACCTTACCCTTATCGCGCGGCGCGTCTTGCGACAGAAGTACCTCTCCGCCGACATCGGATTGACAGGAGCCAATTTCGCCATCGCCGAGACCGGGATGATTTCAATTACCGAAAATGAAGGCAATGCGAGGCTGACTGCGGCATTGCCCAAAGTGATGGTGACTCTGCTCGGGATAGAAAAGATTCTGCCCCGGTTGGAGGACCTGGCGCTCTTCCTGCCGATGTTGGCGACCATCGGCACCGGCCAGGCCCTGACCTGCTACAATTCATTCTATGGCGGGCCGCGCCAACCCGGGGAGCCGGACGGCCCGGAAGAGTTCCATGTCGTGCTACTGGATAATCGCCGCACCCAGCTCCTGGCCGATGCCGAGCAGCGGGATTCCCTGCATTGCATCCGGTGCGGCGGCTGCCTCAATGTCTGCCCCATATTCCGCAACGTGGGCGGTCACACCTACGGCACCACCTATTCAGGCCCGATCGGTTCGGTGATTACCCCGCACCTGCGCGGCCTTCAGGATTGGAAGCATCTGTCGTATGCCAGCTCGCTGTGCGGCGCCTGCACGGAGATTTGCCCGGTTAAAATCGATTTGCACCATCACCTGCTCCAAAACCGGCGTAATGCCGTCAGGCAGAAACCCTCTCTTTTCGAGAAGATGGCTTTCAAACTTTTCGCCATGGTCATGAATCGGCCCGCGCTTTATCGAGGCCTCAAGACAGCCGGCCGCTTCCTCCAGCACGCGCACCCGTTGATTAAAGGGACTCGGCTCGACCCCGCTCGCGCATGGACTCGCACCCGCGAGCTGCCGCCGCTCGCGCCGCGGACTTTTAAAGAATACTGGGCCAAAAGAGCCGCCGGCCAAATCCAGAATCGACAGGAACCAAATTGA
- a CDS encoding LUD domain-containing protein codes for MNERENILGRIREALTTPAPLPGHNAHAAVKGPLAPAAPEDARQWLPLVGATPQERLARFEQNAALLKAGFHLVSGLDQLRGLLLALRDGEAWKKVAAHQGELTDFACNALGLPVCRTDAAYEIAELETCSVGLSECDALVAQTGSVLVTSRSAGGRALSVLPPHHVVFARRVQLLGDLPEAFALIKKKYAGNYPSFISFITGPSRTSDIERILVLGAHGPRKLTILCV; via the coding sequence TTGAACGAGCGCGAGAACATCCTGGGGCGAATCCGTGAGGCCCTCACGACGCCAGCCCCGCTTCCCGGTCACAACGCCCATGCCGCTGTGAAGGGGCCCCTGGCGCCCGCCGCGCCGGAAGATGCCCGTCAGTGGTTGCCGCTGGTGGGAGCTACACCCCAGGAGCGCCTGGCACGCTTCGAGCAGAATGCCGCCCTGTTAAAGGCTGGCTTTCATCTGGTCAGTGGACTGGACCAATTAAGAGGTCTGCTCCTGGCGCTTCGCGATGGCGAAGCTTGGAAGAAAGTCGCGGCTCATCAGGGTGAGTTGACGGATTTTGCCTGCAATGCCCTTGGCTTGCCGGTCTGCAGGACAGACGCGGCTTACGAGATCGCGGAGTTGGAAACCTGCAGTGTTGGACTGAGCGAATGCGACGCTTTGGTTGCCCAGACAGGCAGCGTATTGGTGACCAGCCGCAGCGCGGGCGGCAGGGCCTTATCTGTATTGCCTCCCCACCATGTCGTGTTCGCCCGGCGGGTGCAGTTGCTGGGCGACCTGCCTGAAGCCTTTGCTTTGATCAAGAAAAAATATGCCGGGAATTATCCCAGCTTCATCTCGTTCATCACCGGGCCCAGCCGCACCAGTGACATCGAGCGCATCCTTGTTTTGGGCGCGCACGGGCCGAGGAAGCTCACGATTCTTTGCGTTTAA
- a CDS encoding (Fe-S)-binding protein translates to MKVTLFVPCFVDLMFPKVGISMVHILEALGHTVECPEELACCGQPAYNSGYWEEARAVASRVLERLENAEAVVIGSGSCGAMLRVFYPELFVKTQYERASRALAEKCYEFSEFLVSRLGVSDLGARFPAKVTFHDGCHGLRELRISTQARQLLAHVRGLELVEMAEKVCCGFGGTFATKFPMISTAMGEVKCAQAHATGADYIVSSDSSCLMHIQGLLDRQGSRMKTIHLAEILAQS, encoded by the coding sequence ATGAAAGTCACTTTATTCGTTCCTTGTTTTGTCGATTTGATGTTCCCCAAGGTCGGCATCAGCATGGTCCATATCCTGGAAGCGTTGGGACATACAGTGGAGTGCCCTGAAGAATTGGCCTGCTGCGGGCAACCCGCCTATAACTCGGGCTATTGGGAAGAAGCGCGCGCGGTGGCCAGCAGGGTGCTGGAGCGCCTGGAAAACGCCGAGGCCGTAGTGATTGGCTCTGGTTCCTGTGGGGCGATGCTGCGCGTGTTTTACCCGGAGCTTTTTGTCAAAACCCAGTACGAACGCGCCTCGCGGGCTTTGGCCGAGAAGTGCTATGAGTTCTCTGAATTCCTTGTATCGCGTCTGGGGGTGAGCGACCTGGGAGCGCGGTTCCCGGCGAAGGTGACTTTTCATGATGGCTGCCACGGGTTGCGTGAGCTGAGGATCAGCACCCAGGCGCGCCAGCTTCTGGCGCACGTGCGCGGGCTAGAACTCGTCGAGATGGCGGAGAAGGTCTGTTGCGGGTTTGGAGGCACCTTTGCCACAAAATTCCCCATGATCTCGACGGCAATGGGCGAGGTGAAATGCGCTCAGGCCCACGCGACGGGGGCGGACTATATTGTGTCGAGTGATTCCAGTTGCCTGATGCATATCCAGGGATTGCTGGACCGCCAGGGCAGCCGGATGAAGACGATTCACCTGGCGGAGATTCTGGCTCAATCATGA
- a CDS encoding glycosyltransferase, which produces MRAGENAGSRLLYLGFAFPPGVQGLYPERNPAGHALETQMISELRRHFQIRSAGVLPIIPPVVQDAQPDSGIAHEVLLLEKPPELFHRFRSLARLKAEYLRWRAAGWQPETILVYNLSPIYNQFLLWLRRQPDCPKLVLLLLDSANLGQHLPRLKRLRRGLKPMCIPDSEMIPHFDACVGLSRDTEHYFRRRQIPFLWMPGACTPSRALRPCQRGLSNGDNGPIRFGYFGALGAHSGIKPLISAFLSQDLPATLELCGYGKSSAELTSLARQDARLKFLGLLTPSECIEFGHRCDVLVNPRPASHGNENNFASKLFDYALSGRAILTSSLSGVEGVLGSEAFYFDPRQFNESLQERLAEIVSMPRAELHRRGEAIQQRIVSEFTWEKQAGRLAEFIKAVHVKESAVELTEALAA; this is translated from the coding sequence ATGAGAGCAGGTGAGAATGCAGGGTCTCGATTGTTGTACCTGGGCTTTGCTTTTCCGCCGGGGGTCCAGGGTCTCTACCCGGAACGCAACCCCGCCGGACACGCCTTGGAAACGCAAATGATTTCCGAGTTGCGCCGGCATTTTCAGATTCGCTCAGCAGGGGTGTTGCCGATCATTCCACCTGTTGTGCAGGATGCGCAGCCGGATTCGGGCATTGCGCACGAGGTCCTCCTGCTCGAAAAGCCGCCCGAGCTTTTCCATCGCTTCCGTTCTTTGGCCCGGCTGAAGGCGGAATACCTCCGATGGCGCGCCGCCGGGTGGCAGCCAGAGACGATTCTGGTGTACAACCTCTCGCCTATTTATAACCAGTTTCTGCTGTGGTTGCGGCGTCAGCCGGATTGTCCCAAACTGGTGCTCCTGTTGCTCGACAGCGCGAATCTGGGCCAGCATCTGCCGCGGCTCAAGCGCCTCCGGCGCGGGCTCAAACCGATGTGCATTCCCGATTCGGAAATGATCCCGCACTTCGACGCCTGCGTTGGCCTGAGCCGGGACACCGAACACTATTTCCGTCGAAGGCAAATTCCGTTCCTCTGGATGCCGGGTGCTTGCACGCCCTCGCGCGCCCTTCGTCCGTGCCAACGCGGCCTGTCTAACGGGGACAACGGCCCTATACGTTTTGGCTATTTCGGGGCATTGGGCGCGCACTCCGGCATCAAGCCGCTTATCTCGGCATTCCTTTCGCAGGATTTGCCCGCGACGCTGGAACTGTGCGGTTATGGCAAATCCAGCGCCGAATTGACCAGCCTGGCCCGCCAGGATGCGCGGCTCAAGTTTCTGGGCTTGCTCACGCCCTCTGAGTGTATCGAGTTTGGCCACCGTTGCGATGTGCTGGTGAACCCCCGCCCTGCAAGCCACGGCAATGAAAATAATTTTGCTTCCAAGCTTTTCGATTATGCGCTCAGCGGGCGCGCCATCCTGACTTCTAGCCTTTCCGGGGTGGAAGGAGTGCTGGGCTCCGAGGCCTTTTATTTCGACCCGCGCCAGTTCAATGAGAGTCTCCAAGAGCGGCTAGCTGAAATCGTCTCCATGCCGAGGGCTGAATTGCATCGGCGCGGGGAGGCCATTCAGCAGCGGATCGTGTCTGAATTTACCTGGGAAAAACAAGCCGGACGGCTGGCGGAGTTCATTAAAGCGGTTCACGTAAAGGAATCTGCAGTCGAATTAACCGAGGCTCTGGCGGCCTGA